Sequence from the Myxococcales bacterium genome:
TTCGGCGGCAACACCAAGGCCGACGGTCGCGGCGCCAAGGTCTTCCACGACAACGCCAAGACGCTCTGCGGTCACGACCTCGCGCTCGTCCTCCTTCAAGAGGACGTCGCCGACGCGCCGATCATGCCGCTCCGCCTCGAAGAGCTTCCGACCGCTGGTGAGTCGATGACCGCCGTGGGTTGGGGTGTCACCGACTCGAGCCCCTACCCGTCCAAGCGCATGCAGCGCACGGGCATCAAGGTCGACAAGGTCGGTCCCTTCAAGGGCAGCGGCTTCGAAGCGCCCGTCCCGCTCAACGACTTCCGCATTGGCGAAGCCATTTGCTCCGGCGACAGCGGCGGCCCCGGCATCGCCGAGTCGGGTGCGATCATCGGCGTCGTTTCCCGCGGCGGCAACGGCAACTTCGACGAGCAGAACCCCGCTGCCGGCTGCAAGGGCTCGGGCACGCAAAACGAGTACACGTCCGTGGCCCCCTTCAAGGACGTGATCCTCGAGGCCTTCGCTGAGTCGGGCCACGAGCCGTGGCTCGAAGGGCAGCCCGATCCGCGCCTCGCCAAGTTCAGCGATCCCTGCGAGAGCGCCGAGGCCTGCCGGTCCGGCGTCTGCGTCGCAGGTGCGTGTACGCAGTCGTGCACCGCCAACACCGACTGCCCCACGGGCTTCGAGTGCGCCGCGAACGGCAATTCAACGGTGTGCAAGGCTCCTGCTGCCGCCGCGACCAGCTCGTCCTCGAGCTCCGGCGGCTGCGTGGCCGGCGCCGCAGGCCCTGTGGGTCCCGTCGTCCCGTGGCTCTTCGCAGCGGGCCTCGGCCTCATGTCTCGTCGTCGTCGCCGAGCCTGAGCGCACGGCCTCGTGTCTCGCCGGGCCGGAGCGCCCGGCTCCGGCCAGCCGGCCTTCGACGCAACGCGATCGGCGCGAGCGCTACGCTCGTCGATCGCCCGTGCACGCGTCGAGCAACGCAGCGTCGACGGCCCGCGCGTCGCCCGCTGGCTGACCGTCACCGTCGCCGTCGCGCACGGTGGCGCTCACGGTCGCGCTCATGGGTCCGCGGTTGCCCGCGAGATCGTACGGCCGCACCGCGTAGCGGTACGGCACGCCTCCCGCCACGCGCGCGTCCTCGAAGCGCTGCGAGACGCCGCGCACCGATGCATAGTGCACCAAGATCCCGTCGCCCTCGGCGCGCAGGACCTCGTAGCCGTAGACGGCCTGGTTGTCGGCCGCCGGCTGCCAGCGAAGGAGCACCCGCCCCTTCTCGGCGGAGCACGATAGCCCCGCGCCGACAGGCCACGTGGGCGCCTCCACGTCGTCGCTCTCGGGCGCTTGCCCAAGCTTCTTCGGCCACAGCGTGCAGTCTACGCGGCGAAAGTTCTCGTCGAGCGTCTTGCAGACATTGCCGTAGACGCAGCGCACCACGGTGTCCTCGCGGTTGTCGCGCCACTTTCGCGGCAGATCGGGATCGGCGAGCAGCGCGCGGGCCATGCCCACGAGATCACCCTGCCCTTTCGCGAGCACCGCGTCGGCGAGCGCGCGCGTTCCGATCTTCCCCGCCGCCACGACCGGCGTTTCGAGCCCTGACTCGCGAAGGGCCGCGCGCACCGCCTCGGGGATAGGCAGGTTCGTGCCGTCGGCATACGCGGCGCCGGGCATGCAACGATCGCCCGAATAGCCCGTGTAGGGATAAAGCGGCTCACCTTCGATGACGCGCGCGTCCTCAAACTTTCCGCCCGCCGACAGCGAGATGACGTCGGCGCCGGCCCGCGCCAAGCGCACGGCCATCACGCGCGCATCGGGCGTCGAATAGCCGCCGCGAATGCACTCGTCGCCGACGAAGCGCACGCCCACGGGAAAGTCGTGGCCCACCACCGAGCGAACGCGCTCGAGGACCCGCACCGGAAGGCGCATGCGATTCTCGAGCGACCCTCCGTAGGCGTCGCGCCGCGGGTTCATGCGCGAGAGAAACGAGCTCAGCGTGTACGCGTGCGCCATGTGAAGCTCAACGCCGTCGAAGCCCGCGGTTCGTGCCCGCGCCGCAGCCGCTCCGTAGGCCTCGACGATGGCGTCCAGGTCTTCCAAGGAGAGGGTGTCGACGGTCTGACGCCAGCCGGAGCGTGAGATCTTCAGGAAGTGAATGATCTGCGGGAAGACGGCGCCGGGCCCCGCGTCGTGGCATGCGCCCGCGAGATCCTTGAGGCCCGGCAAGAATTCGTCGCCCGAGATGCGAAGCAGCGGACCGCTCTTCGCCGAGTGGACCGCCATCGCCTCTACCACTACGAGACCGGCGCCGCCCTTCGCGAAGCGCGCGTAGCGCGCTCGCACGTCGTCGTTGACTCGTCCGTCTTCGCCTGAGAGTCGCGTCACCATGGCCGGGAGCACGATGCGGTTCGGCAACGTCGCCGTTCGAATCGTGAGCGGCGAAAAGAGCATGCTCGTCAGCCGCCCTGCGAAACCAGCTCGCCGCCGATGATGAGCTTTTGAATCTCGGTCGTGCCTTCGTAGATGCGGAGGGGCCGCACGTCGCGCAAGAGCTCGGCAACGACGCTCGACGCGACGACGCCGCTCCCGCCGAAGAGCTGCACCGCCCGATCGATGATGCGGGACGCGGCCTCCGTGGCGAACATCTTCGCCATGGCGACCGACGTCTTCGAGGCCTGCGAGCCGCCGGCCTGATCTTTCTGATCCTTCTCCCACGCGGCGCGGTAGACGAGCAGCCGCGCCGCATCGAGCTCCGTCGCCATGTCGGCCAGCGCAGCCTGCGTGAGTTGAAACTCGGCCAGAGGCTTGCCGAACTGAACGCGCTTTCGCACGTGGGCGATGGATTCGTCGAGGGCGCGGCGCGCCATGCCAACGGCGGCGGCGCCAACGGACGTACGAAACACGTCGAGCGTGCCGAGCGCGAGGCGCATGCCGCCGCCGATCTCGCCGATGAGCGCACCCTGCGAGAGCCGGCACGCCTTCATGCGCAGCGCGCCGAGTGGATGATCGCCGCCGCCGGAGAGCGCGATGGGCAGAAGCTCGAGGCCGGGAGCGTCCTTCGGCACCCAGAACGCGCTGATGGCCTTTCCGTTGGACGGCGCCGGCTCCACGCGGGCAAAGACCGTGAAGTAGTCCGCGATGCCGACGTTGGAGATGAAGATCTTCTCGCCGTCCAACAGCCACGAGTCGCCGTCGCGGCGCGCCGTCGTGCGAAGCGACGCGACGTCGCTGCCGGCCTCCGGCTCCGTGAGCGCGAAGCCGAGCGTGATGCGGCCCTGCCGCGCCTCCGCCAAGAGCTCGTTCCGATGCGGAAACTGCGGCGTGCGCACGAGCGCCTGCGCGCCGAGTCCTTGCACGGCAAAGATGGCATCAACAAACGGCGACGCTTGCCCCAGCGCTTCACGAACGAGACACAACGACCGAACGTCGGGATGCGCCCCCGACACCGCGTGATCGAGGAGCCCCAAGCCACCGAGCCAAGGGATGACCGCCTCGCGATGCGGCGCTTGCCTTCGAAGCTCGGCCGCCGAGTGCGCAAGCGTGGTTGCGAGCTCTGCGTGGCTCGCGGAGAAAAACATGGGGAGGTCGGTCGTTGAAAGCGTGATCATGTGACCTCTCTCGGGCTCGAGTGGAGCGTTTGCGTCAGAACCTCACTTGGCTTGAAACGGTCCGCTCGCGCCTTGGAAGACGAGCGGCTTCTTGCCGACGTTAGCCTCGTAGGCAGCGCGAAAATCGGGGTGCGCCATGCAGATGGCCTGGGCCTGCGCCTCGGCCTCGATGGCCGCCTCGAGGGGCATCGTGTGCTCGCTCTCGAGCATCTGCTTGGTCATCGCGTGCGCAAAGGCAGGGCCCGATGCGAGGCGGGTCGCGAGCGCCGTGGCCGCCTTGAGGCACTCGGCGGCCGGGACGACGCGCGTCGCGAGGCCGATGCGCAAGGCCTCCTCGGCGCCGATGACGTCACCGAGGAACAAGAGCTCGCTGGCGCGGCCGAGGCCGACGACGCGCGGGAGCAGGTACGCCGCGCCCATGTCGGCGCCACACAGGCCGACGCGCGGAAAGATGAAGCCGAACTTCGCGGTGTCGGCGGCGACGCGGAAGTCGCACGCGAGAGCCATGACGGCGCCGGCGCCGACGGCGACGCCGTTGATGGCGGCGACGACGGGCTTCCGAACGCGTCGGATGCTCGCGATGAGATCGCCGGTCATGCGCGTGAAAGCGACGAGGCCCGCCATGTCGCGCGAGAAGAGCTCGCCGATGATGTCCTCGACGTCGCCGCCGGAGCAGAAGCCGCGCCCTTCGCCCGTGAGGACCACGGCGCGCACTTCGTCGTGCTGGTTGAGCTCCTTCATGAAGGACGCGAGCTCGCCGTAGACCTCGAAGGTCAACGCGTTGAGACGCTCAGGGCGATCGAGCGTGACGGTGCCCACGCCGCCCTCGAGCGTGAAGCGAAACGACTTGGGCGAGAGTGCCGCCATCACGAACCGCCCTTGAGCATGGCCACGGCCTCGATCTCCACGAAGGCGCCGGGCTCGAGGAGGCCGGCGACTTTGACCAAGCTCATGGCCGGGTAGTACTTGCCGAAGCGCGTCCGCCAGCCTTCGCCGATGCCCGCCGTGGCGGCGCGGTATTGCTCGAGGTCGGTGACGAAGATGAGCAACTTGACGATGTTCTCGACGCCGCCACCGGCCTCGCGCACGACGGCAATGACGTTGTCGAGGGCCTTCAGGAACTGCGTCGTGAAGTCTGGTGACACGATGTGCGCGTTTTCGTCCCAGGCGATTTGCCCCGAGACGTGGACCATCTTTCCTTCGGCCACGATGCCGTTGGAGTAGCCGCGCGGACGCGCAAAATTCGGAGGGCTTACGATGCGCTTGTCGAGCATGATCACTCGTTTCCGTGAGGATAGTGCTCGCGAAGTACCCTACGCCTGGGCGCGCCGCAACCGATCCCGGACCGCGAGCCAGGCGTCGTCGTCGGGCACCGCTTCGACGAGCAGCACGTCGGCGCCCGCCGCGTCGGCGTCGTGGAGCGCGCCAAAAAGTGCCGCTGCGTAGCCAACCGCGTCGTCGGGCATGGCCACGACGGTGGCGCCGCGAACGGAGGCCGGCGGCGCCCCGCGCGTGAGGACGACGAGGCGAGCCCCCTCGTCGCGAAGCAACTCCACGGCGGCCCACACCTGTTCGGGCGCCAGCACACCGAGCCGCGCCCTCGGCGCGTAGTGCCGCGCGTCCATGCCCGGAGACGCACGCGTCCCCTCGCCGGCCACAACGGACTCTTCGACCACGAGCTCGGCCAGCACGGTCCGCAGTTCGAGGACCGAGAGCGCGCCGGGGCGCAAGAGCCGCGGCGGCGATGAGGTGAGGTCCACCACGGTCGATTCAATCCCGTGCCGCGTGGTGCCTGCGTCGAGCACCAAGTCGACGCGCTCGCCGAGCGAACGAACAACGTGCGCCGCAGAGGTTGGCGATGGCGTTTGGTAGCGATTGGCACTCGGCGCCGCCAACGGCTCGCCGACAGCCGCGAGCAGCGCACGCGCCACGGCGTGATCGGGCGAGCGAACCGCCACGGTCGCGCCGCCTCCCGTCAGCTCGAGCGGGACGTGGTCGGCGCGCGAGACGACGAGCGTCAAGGGACCGGGGAAGAAGCGAGACGCGAGCGCGGTGGCGTGGTCGGGCCAGTCACGCGCCAGCGCCGCGGCACCGCGCGCGTCGGCGACGTGCGCAATGAGGGGGTGCGTGGCCGGTCGCCCCTTCGCTTCGAAGATCTTCGCGAGGGCTCGGGCATCGAGCGCGCGGGCCGCGAGGCCGTAAACGGTCTCGGTGGGCATGGCGACGAGGCCACCGGCGCGAAGGATCGCGGCGGCCTCTTCGATGACGCTGGCGTCGGGCGCCTCGGGGTCGACGCGAATCACGCGGGGCATGGGCTGACCGCGTACCACGGGACCGACGCCACCGGCGTGCCGGTGCGCATCGAAGTCGTCGCCCCGAAGGCCTGAGCGCGACTACCCATACCGGTCGACGCCGCCTTGGGTGTACGGTCGGGCGGTGAGTCGAGCCGCGTCGCTGTCGTTCTTGTTTCCCCTCCTTGCTTCGTGCGGCGCGCCAACTGCGGCGGCCCCCTCCTCCACGACGCCTGCGGTTGCCGGCGCCGGCGCCGGCGCGACCGCGACCGCGACCGCGACCACAAAGCCTGCGGCGCCTCTCGGAGACGCAGACGCTTCGCTCCCCGCCGCACGAACCGTCGCCCCGTCTGCGCTCGGGTCAAAAGTTGGCTCGGTGCGGGGCCGTGATGCGACACGACTCGGTGATCCGGCGCCCGCGGCGTGCGTGCAAGGTGTTGGCGCGATGGCGCCCGCCCCGCGTGCCGCGGCCCTCGCGAAAGCGTGCGCGCCTGGTGCCGCTGCCGGCGCCCCCGCCGCGTCGCTTGCGCTAGGAGACTCGGCCGCCGCGGCGGCCGTGCCCTTCGCCGCCGAAGCGGGCGCTTGTTACCGCTTCGCCGTCGCCGCCGAGCCGAAGGTCGAAGGCTTCGTGCTCGTCGTCATGGATGCCAACGGAGGAGTCGCGCTCGAGGCAAAGACCGACGACGCGCTCTTGTTCGCGCCGGCCGACGGCCCGCTCTGCTTCTCGTCCTCGAGCGCGAGTCGCGTCCTCGTGAGCGCGCGGCGCGGTGCGGGCACCGGCGCGCTGCAAGTCGTCCGCGTACGCGACTGACGAGCGACAAAATAGGCGAAGCGGACACTCCCTCCGCAAAGAGCGCCCGCTTCTGAACAAATCGATTGCGAAGGACGAGTTACGAGAACTCGGCGGAGTGGTGTTCCGCGCTTTCGCGGGGAGCCACCGTGTCGGTCATGGTTTGTCTATCTGCACACCGCGGGCCACCGAACCGCACCGCACATTTCTCGATAATTGGCAGGTATTTCGTATTCCAATGTGCGCCATTGGGGCCGGGGTGATCCACGCCGGTGAGGCGAGGAGACACCGCTCGCGAGAGCGAGCCGCGGTTCGCCAACGGCCCGCGTGGCTCGCGCACCTGAAAGCGCCGCGCCCATGCCCGTCATCCGGGACGTCAAGGCGCGCCTCAGGCGCGCCTCACTCGTAACGAAGGGCGACGATGGGATCGAGCTTCGAGGCCCGGTGCGCCGGGAAGAAGCCGAAGACGACGCCGATGCCGCCGCTCACCGCGAGGGCGGCTCCCAGCGCGACGGGGCTCGCCGACATCGCCCAACCGAGCGCTGACGCGATGCCGAACACCGCAGCCCAGCCGAGCGCCGTACCGAAGAGGCCGCCGAGCGCCGAGAGCACCACGGCCTCCACGAGAAACTGGCGGCGAATGTCGGCGGCGCGCGCGCCTACGGCCATGCGAATGCCGATCTCGCGCGTCCGTTCGGTGACGCTCACGAGCATGATGTTCATGACGCCGATGCCGCCAACGACGAGGCTGATGGCGGCGATGGTCACGAGGAGCACCGTCAAGACGACGAAGACGCCGCGCTGAATCTCTTGAAACTGCTTCTGCGTACGGACAAGGAAGTCCGGCTCCTTGTCCGGGTCGATGCGATGCCGCTGCCGGAGCACCGACTCGACTTGCGCGACGGCGCGATCCGTCGTGTCGATGGAGGCCGCAGAAGCGACCATCCAGTGGATCTGCCCCGCGGGCATCCGAAGGTGCCTCGCGCGGAGCGAGGCGATGGGCATGATCACCGAGTCGTCTTGATCGCTGCCGAAGCTCGAGCCTTTGCCGGCCAAGAGACCGACGACGCGGTAGGGGTATTTGCCGATGCGGATGACGCGCCCAACGGGGTCTTCGCTCCCGAAGAGCCGCTCGCGCACCGTCTGACCGATGACGCACACCTTCGCCTTGGTGGCTTCGTCGTTCTCCGTCCACCGCTCGCCGCGCTCGAAGCTCCACGAGTGCGCGTCAAAATAGGGCAGCTTCGCGCCGAGGACCGCTGTCGTGTGCGTTTGCACGCCGGCCGAGAGCTGCGCGCGGACTTGGAGCATCGGGCTCACGTGCTTGAGGCTCACCGACTCGCGCACGACGGCCTTCGCGTCCTCCTCCGAGAGCTTCACGGCAGCGCGGCCGCGCGCGCCCGACGCGGCGACGTCTTGCGGAATGATGAAGATGAGGTTCGAGCCGATGGAGTCGATCTGCCGCGCCACGACGTCGCGAGCCCCGGTGCCGAGGGCCGTCACGATGACGACGGCGGCGACGCCGATGAGGATGCCGAGGATCGTGAGGCCGGCGCGGAGCGCGCTTCGCTGGAGCGCACGAAGCGCGAGGCGCACGGCCATGGCGGTGGAGCGGAGGCCGTCCGACATCACTCGGTCCTCAGAGCTTCGATGGGATCGAGCGTGGAGGCGCGGCGCGCCGGCAAGAACCCGAAGGTGATGCCGATGGCGGCGCTGGTGCCGAGGGCCACGAGCATCGACGTGAGCGTCGGCACGACGGGCCAGTCGAGGGCGAAGCCGAGGCCCAGCGCACAGGCCGTTCCGAGCAGGAGCCCCAAGACGCCGCCCCCGAGGCTCAGCACCACAGCCTCCACAAGGAACTGCGAGAGGATGTCGTCGCGGCGCGCGCCGATGGACATGCGGATGCCGATCTCGCGGGTGCGCTCCGAGACGCTGACGAGCATGATGTTCATGACGCCAACGCCGCCGACGATGAGGCTCACGGCGGCGACGCCGAGGAGGAGCGCGGAGAGCGCCCCCGAGATGCCGCGCTCGGCTCGGCGAAGTTCCGCCTGTGAGCCCACCTTGAAGTCGTCGTCGGCGCCGTCCGGCAGCCGATGCCGCTGGCGCAAGATGGCCGCGACCTGCGCGATGGCGCGATCGGTCACCTCTTCGCTGCGCGCGCTCGCCATGATCATGTCAGCGCGGCCCTGCCAGGTCACCGAGACTCGCGCGCGGTAGCTGCCGATGGGCATGACCACGCGATCGTCTTGGTCTTCGCCGAAGAGCGACGTCCCGCGCTCCTTCATGACACCAATGATTCGGTACGGTGCGCGCCCGATGCGGATGATCTGGCCGACGGGATCTTCCGTGGGCGCGAAGAGGCGCCGCACGACCACGGAGCCGACGAGGCACACCTTGGTCTTGAGCAGCTCGTCGGATTCGGTCCACAGCTGACCGCGCTCGACCTCGAACTTTCGCACCTCAAAATACGGGAGCGTCGTGCCGACGATGGTCGTGGCGGCGTTCTTCTCGCCGCGAACGATGTGCGAGAAGGTCTGGAGGAACGGCGCCGCGGCGACGACGCTGCTGGCCTCGCGGGCGATGGCCTTGGCGTCGCCGTCGGTGAGGCGACCGCCGCGCCGAACGCCGCGCTGCTGGATCGGCCGCGGCGAGACGAAGAGCGCGTTGGCGGCGAAGCTATCGATCTGTCCGCCGACCTTCGACGACGCCGCCTGCGAGAGCGCCGTCACCATGACGACGGCGGCGACGCCGATGAGAATGCCGAGCACCGTCAAGAGCGAGCGAGACTTGTGCCGCGCGATGGACGCGAGCGACAACCGGATGGCGGGGACGCCGAACTTCATGCGCCTCGGCGGACTGAGCTACGCGTCGCGAGGAGGCTGGCGAAGGCCCGAATCAGGACCATGTGCGAGACGAGGAGCGCTGCAGCAAAGGCGAGGAGCCCCGCGAGGAACGCGAAGAGCGCGCCGCCCGTGAGCGCGGCGACCTCAAGGGTCTTCCCGAAGAGCGCGACGCGCTTCGGGCCCCACACGACGCCGAGGACGCCGAAGGAGACGAGCCACGCGAGGGCCACGCGAAAGGCGAGCTGGCTTCGTTGCTCGCCGCGCGGCGGCGCTCCCTGCGCGCGCTTCACGTGGCGCACGGCGAAGAAGGCGCCGGCCACCAGCGCGAAGACCATCGGCATGACGGGGCCGACCTCGCCCAGCGCGATCTTGTCGTAGGCGAGCCCTGCTCCGGCGCCAACGAGCGCCGTCAAGACCGACACGAGCGTCGTTCGCGGTGGGAGCGTCGTGTGCTCAGCTTCGCCGCGAAGGAGGCCCGAGCCCGCGAGCGCGACGTCGGCCGGCGCCATGGCGGAGAGCTCCGCTGCCGCGTCTCTCGGCGTGTGCCGCTCGTCCTTCTCGATGATGCCGTCTTTCACCCAGATCACGCGCGACGCGCAAGCCGCGATGTCGGGCTCGTGGGTCACGAGGACGATGGTGATGCCGCGCTCACGGTTGAGCCGCTGAAGCACCGAGAGGACCTCGAAGCTCGTGCGCGTGTCGAGGTTGCCTGTGGGCTCGTCGGCCAAGAGCAACTCTGGCTCGCTCACGAGCGCCCGCGCGATGGCCACGCGCTGCTGCTGCCCGCCCGAGAGCTGGTTGGGTGTATGGTGCACCCGATCGGCGAGGCCCACGATACCGAGGGCCAGGAGCGCGCGCTCTCGCCGCTCCGCCGTGGCGACGCCGCGGTAGAAGAGCGGCAGCTCGCAGTTTTCGAGCGCCGTCGTTCGCGGCAAGAGGTTGAAGCCCTGGAAGATGAAGCCGATGAGGCGGTTTCGGACGAGGGCGCGGCCGTCGTTCGAGCGGTCGCCCACGTCGAGGCCCGCCAGCTCGTAGGTGCCGCGCGTGGGCCGGTCGAGGCAGCCCAAGATGTTCATCAGCGTCGACTTGCCGGAGCCGCTGGTGCCGACGATGGCGACGAACTCGCCCCGCTCGATGGTGAGGTCGACCTCGCGGAGCGCGTGCACGAGCCCCGCCTCCGACGCGTAGTCTTTGACGACGCCGCGGAGGCGCACGAGCGTTCCGCGGGGCAGAGCCGCGGCCGCCATCAGAACGGTCCCTTCTTCTTCGGCGAGGCGACCTCGTCGGTGACGAGTTTGTCGTCGGGCGAGAGGCCACCCAAGAGCTCCGTCTGAATGCCGTCGGAGACGCCGATCTTGACGACGCGCGGCTCGGCTTTTTCGTCGGGCGGCGCGCCCACGAGGACGTGCACGCGGCCCTCGCCCTTGGCGAGCGGCGCGTCGGGCGGCGCCGGCAGCGGCTTGCCGTTGGGGCCGTCCGGCGGCGTCGGCTTGTAGCGAAGCGCGGCGTTGACGATGCGCTGCTTGTCCTTCACTTCCTTGGTGCGAATCGTGATGGTCGCCGTCATGCCGGGGCGGAGCTTCTCGTCGGGGTTGTCGATCTCGACGACGGCCGGGTACGTGATGACGCCCTGCACGTTGTTGGGGCTGAAGCGCACCTGCTTCACGACGCCGCGGAAGACGTCGCCGGGGAAGGCGTCCACGACCGCATCCGTGGTCATGCCCTCTTTGAGTTTGCCGACGTCGGCCTCGTCGACGTCAGCCAAGACGCGCATCTTTCGAAGGTCCTGCGCGATGAGAAAGAGCGTCGGCGCCTGGAAGCTCGCGACGACGGTCGCGCCGGGATCGATGGTGCGCGACACGACGACGCCGTCGACCGGCGAGAGGATGCGTGTATACGTCACGTTTGTGCGCGAGGCGCGCAGCTGCGCCTCGATGGCGCCGATGGACGCTTGTTGCGCCTGGACGGCCGCCAGGGCCACGTTGCCTTGACCGCGGAGCGTGTCGACCTCGGCCTTGCTGGCGAGGTTTTGCGCGAACAGCTTCTCGACGCGATCGAGCGCGACGCGCGCGTTTTCGGCGGAGGCGCGCGCGCTGGCGAGCTGAGCTCGTTGGGCTGCGAGGTTCGCCTCCCCTTGCGCCACCTGCGTCGTCGAAAGCGTCGAGTCGATCTCGGCGAGCACCTCGCCGGCCTTCACCGGCGAGTTGAAGTCGACGAGGACCTTGGTGACGCGGCCGTTGGCCTGCGCCCCGACGCTCACCTGCAGCAGCGGCTGCACGGTGCCGGTCGCCGTCACCTTCTCGACGACCTCGCCGGTGGTGAGGGCCTGCGTCATGTACTTGGACGCGGCCGGCGGCTTGTTCCGAGCGCGCACGACGACGGCCGCGCCCACGAGCAGCGCCACGGCGCCCAAAAGGACGCCGCGCCGGAGCCACCGCCTGCCCCCCTCCTCGCGCGCCAGCGCCGCGCGAAGCTCTTCTTCTCTCTTGGTCGAGCCGTCGGGCAGTGCCGCCTGTGACGTTTCCATGTTCCGCCTTGGTAGGTCTTCGTAGGACGCCGGGAGAAAATTTCGCCCGCCGCCGCGAGCGCGCGAGCTTTGCTCCTTATAGTGGCGACCGACTCCGGACGCCCAGGCTCGCTGGATTGTTCCCAGCGCGCTTTCCCGGCCCGCCGGCCTAGCCCGGCGGACGATTCTACCCCCAGCTTCGACGGGGCCCACCCAAGAAACCCCGCGTTTCTTTGTCGGAACCTATGTGCTTGCGGTATCGTCCACGTCCCCGAACGGCCTCGCGCTCACGTCGGACCTGTTCCGGCGCGGGCGAACGCACTCGCCAGCGATGGTGCGCGCGATGGCGAACGTGACGGCGTCCGCACTACCGTCCGCACTACGCATGGCCCCCCCCACCGATCGTGATCTCGTTGACCGCGCGCGTACCGGCGACCGGGGAGCGTTTGACGAGCTCGTGCGCCGCCATCACGGCCGCATCCATCGCCTCGCGCTTCACATGCTCCGCGACCGCGCCGAAGCCGAGGATGTCGCGCAAGAGACCTTCGTTCGCGCCTACCAAGCACTCGCGCGCTTCGACGGCCGGAGCGAGCCGTACACGTGGATTTACCGCATCGCCGTCAACCTCTCGCTCAACGTGCTGCGCGCGCGGCGCAGCTCGCGGACGGGCGTGGACGTCCAAGATCCGAGG
This genomic interval carries:
- a CDS encoding ABC transporter ATP-binding protein; the encoded protein is MAAAALPRGTLVRLRGVVKDYASEAGLVHALREVDLTIERGEFVAIVGTSGSGKSTLMNILGCLDRPTRGTYELAGLDVGDRSNDGRALVRNRLIGFIFQGFNLLPRTTALENCELPLFYRGVATAERRERALLALGIVGLADRVHHTPNQLSGGQQQRVAIARALVSEPELLLADEPTGNLDTRTSFEVLSVLQRLNRERGITIVLVTHEPDIAACASRVIWVKDGIIEKDERHTPRDAAAELSAMAPADVALAGSGLLRGEAEHTTLPPRTTLVSVLTALVGAGAGLAYDKIALGEVGPVMPMVFALVAGAFFAVRHVKRAQGAPPRGEQRSQLAFRVALAWLVSFGVLGVVWGPKRVALFGKTLEVAALTGGALFAFLAGLLAFAAALLVSHMVLIRAFASLLATRSSVRRGA
- a CDS encoding efflux RND transporter periplasmic adaptor subunit gives rise to the protein METSQAALPDGSTKREEELRAALAREEGGRRWLRRGVLLGAVALLVGAAVVVRARNKPPAASKYMTQALTTGEVVEKVTATGTVQPLLQVSVGAQANGRVTKVLVDFNSPVKAGEVLAEIDSTLSTTQVAQGEANLAAQRAQLASARASAENARVALDRVEKLFAQNLASKAEVDTLRGQGNVALAAVQAQQASIGAIEAQLRASRTNVTYTRILSPVDGVVVSRTIDPGATVVASFQAPTLFLIAQDLRKMRVLADVDEADVGKLKEGMTTDAVVDAFPGDVFRGVVKQVRFSPNNVQGVITYPAVVEIDNPDEKLRPGMTATITIRTKEVKDKQRIVNAALRYKPTPPDGPNGKPLPAPPDAPLAKGEGRVHVLVGAPPDEKAEPRVVKIGVSDGIQTELLGGLSPDDKLVTDEVASPKKKGPF
- a CDS encoding sigma-70 family RNA polymerase sigma factor, producing MAPPTDRDLVDRARTGDRGAFDELVRRHHGRIHRLALHMLRDRAEAEDVAQETFVRAYQALARFDGRSEPYTWIYRIAVNLSLNVLRARRSSRTGVDVQDPRLDGLLADGHPGVDPKGNAERKQLYGALCEGLDGLSETLRTTLILVCVDGRSHEEASAILGAPPGTIAWRVHEARRKLKELLAERGFELDEGERR